From one Sulfurimonas sp. HSL-3221 genomic stretch:
- a CDS encoding ABC transporter ATP-binding protein produces MGKFLSLEHVDKVFPLPGGKEYVAVRDVDLEIKKNEIISIIGHSGCGKSTLLNMIAGLDLNTGGGIFLNNKEIGGPGPERAVVFQNHSLLPWLTVYQNIEMAVKKVMPELNKQELGERVMKFVSMVNLDHAKDKYPGEISGGMKQRVGIARALSIKPEVLLMDEPFGALDSLTRANLQEHLMRIQEKVQNTVIIITHDVDEAVLLSDRVIMMTNGPEATVGEILEVNLERPRDRVALQQDPEYVRCREAILSFLYEKFAKDDE; encoded by the coding sequence ATGGGTAAATTTCTCTCACTGGAACATGTCGACAAGGTGTTCCCGCTCCCGGGCGGGAAGGAGTACGTGGCGGTCCGGGACGTGGACCTGGAGATTAAAAAGAACGAGATCATCTCCATCATCGGGCACTCGGGCTGCGGCAAGTCGACGCTGCTCAACATGATCGCGGGGCTGGACCTCAACACGGGCGGCGGGATCTTCCTGAATAACAAGGAGATCGGCGGCCCCGGCCCCGAGCGCGCCGTCGTTTTCCAGAACCACTCGCTGCTGCCGTGGCTGACGGTCTATCAAAATATCGAGATGGCCGTCAAAAAGGTGATGCCGGAACTGAACAAGCAGGAACTGGGCGAACGGGTCATGAAGTTCGTCAGCATGGTCAACCTCGACCACGCCAAGGATAAATACCCCGGCGAGATCAGCGGGGGGATGAAGCAGCGCGTCGGGATCGCCCGGGCGCTCTCCATCAAGCCCGAGGTACTGCTGATGGACGAACCTTTCGGGGCCCTTGATTCGCTGACGCGCGCCAACCTCCAGGAGCACCTGATGCGCATCCAGGAGAAGGTGCAGAACACCGTCATCATCATTACGCACGACGTGGACGAAGCGGTGCTGCTGAGCGACCGGGTCATCATGATGACCAACGGCCCCGAAGCGACGGTGGGCGAGATCCTCGAGGTGAACCTGGAGCGTCCGCGCGACCGCGTGGCACTGCAGCAGGACCCCGAATACGTCCGCTGCCGCGAAGCGATCCTCAGTTTCCTCTACGAGAAGTTCGCCAAGGACGACGAATAA
- the cynS gene encoding cyanase encodes MTKLEMTETIMAAKKSSGLGWEAISEKVGLGSVFLTSACLGMNSLKPEPADKLCEVLGLDAAVSEALQAFPNKKWDQIVPTDPLIYRLYEVVGVYGETIKEIVGEKFGDGIMSAIDFSMDIDKEENPAGDRVVITMNGKFLPYKSW; translated from the coding sequence ATGACAAAACTTGAAATGACTGAAACGATTATGGCGGCGAAAAAAAGCAGCGGTCTGGGCTGGGAGGCGATCTCCGAGAAGGTCGGTCTCGGTTCCGTGTTCCTGACATCGGCGTGCCTCGGTATGAACAGCCTGAAGCCCGAGCCGGCAGACAAACTGTGCGAAGTCCTGGGGCTGGATGCCGCGGTGTCCGAAGCGCTGCAGGCGTTCCCCAACAAGAAGTGGGACCAGATCGTTCCGACCGATCCGCTTATCTACCGTCTCTATGAAGTCGTCGGCGTCTACGGCGAAACCATCAAGGAGATCGTCGGTGAGAAATTCGGCGACGGCATTATGAGCGCCATCGACTTCTCCATGGACATCGACAAAGAGGAGAATCCGGCGGGCGACCGCGTCGTGATCACCATGAACGGCAAATTCCTGCCCTACAAGTCGTGGTAA
- a CDS encoding ferredoxin--nitrite reductase, producing the protein MISVLQAASEARNTKTNKVEQTKALKTPKEAFEQIAEYAKGGYGSIPKEDLGYFLKCFGIFDRPMTPERFMMRVRIPGGQLDAAQARTVGEIAREFGQDYIDISTRAQIVLRYLSIEAMPEILERLETVGLTTFHTGVDNFRNMVNDPLDGVAFDNILPSQGLLQKLQELFLGHWEWVSALPRKFNTGVCGSLANRCNIFGQDCGFVLAQKEGVYGYNVYLGGRVGVIARNADIFVRDEAEAVAMFRALIELYRDYGFRDNRNKNRLHFLIEAVGMEALAAAIREKAGIDFATAGETLTQLDNSDPDQGRVQLNNGTFAVHAVVPSGVFSGSDLVAAAGAAETFGDGRVRLDIEQSLYLLGVDAVRYEALMETPFFETYKSVSSPYFNHLIACAGEEHCPFGVIPNKPDAIEMAEYLSLAVPLEGGRVRMHWSGCVKGCGLHGVGDIGFEGCKAKVNGETEHGVHITLGGKLTAEGQEGYSVMKSVPLRFARYHVESLMREYRRLRRAGESFGQFHDRVLALYSPAAIGFIMQMQAYVRDRGIELALGFEAGAKSGRNESFELFDFGCRLYKKLTGETAYPLQAHYMPSEGERLDTTLLDHNSIDANLARMVTKMLEPNANLRAKAFTELNGFVALFQS; encoded by the coding sequence ATGATCAGCGTATTGCAAGCGGCCTCTGAAGCCCGGAATACCAAAACGAACAAGGTCGAGCAGACCAAGGCGCTCAAAACCCCCAAAGAGGCGTTCGAACAGATCGCCGAGTACGCCAAAGGGGGGTACGGCAGCATCCCCAAGGAGGATCTCGGCTACTTCCTGAAGTGCTTCGGCATTTTCGACCGCCCGATGACCCCGGAGCGCTTCATGATGCGGGTGCGCATTCCCGGCGGCCAGCTGGATGCCGCCCAGGCACGCACCGTCGGCGAGATCGCGCGGGAGTTCGGCCAGGATTACATCGATATTTCGACCCGGGCGCAGATCGTCCTGCGCTATTTAAGCATCGAAGCGATGCCGGAGATCCTTGAACGCCTTGAAACGGTGGGGCTGACGACCTTTCATACGGGGGTGGACAACTTCCGCAACATGGTCAACGACCCCCTCGACGGGGTGGCCTTCGATAACATTCTGCCGTCGCAGGGGCTCCTTCAGAAGCTGCAAGAGCTTTTCCTGGGCCACTGGGAGTGGGTCAGCGCCCTGCCGCGCAAGTTCAATACGGGAGTCTGCGGTTCTTTGGCCAACCGCTGCAACATCTTCGGGCAGGACTGCGGGTTTGTGCTGGCGCAAAAAGAGGGGGTCTACGGCTACAATGTCTACCTCGGAGGAAGGGTCGGGGTGATCGCGCGCAACGCGGACATCTTCGTGCGCGACGAGGCGGAGGCCGTGGCGATGTTCCGGGCCCTCATCGAGCTCTACCGCGACTACGGCTTCCGCGACAACCGCAACAAGAACCGCCTTCACTTCCTCATCGAGGCGGTGGGGATGGAGGCCCTCGCCGCGGCCATCCGCGAAAAGGCGGGTATCGACTTCGCCACGGCCGGGGAGACGCTGACACAGCTTGACAACAGCGACCCTGACCAGGGTCGGGTCCAGCTCAACAACGGCACCTTCGCCGTCCATGCCGTCGTCCCCTCCGGCGTCTTCAGCGGCAGCGACCTTGTCGCCGCGGCGGGGGCGGCGGAGACCTTCGGCGACGGGCGCGTGCGCCTCGACATTGAACAGAGCCTCTACCTTCTCGGGGTGGATGCGGTCCGCTACGAGGCCCTGATGGAGACGCCGTTTTTCGAGACCTACAAGAGCGTCTCCAGCCCCTATTTCAACCACCTGATCGCCTGCGCCGGGGAGGAGCACTGCCCCTTCGGCGTCATCCCGAACAAACCCGACGCCATCGAGATGGCCGAATACCTCAGCCTCGCGGTGCCGCTGGAGGGCGGCCGCGTGCGGATGCACTGGTCGGGCTGCGTCAAAGGGTGCGGCCTGCACGGGGTCGGCGACATCGGTTTCGAGGGGTGCAAGGCCAAGGTGAACGGCGAGACGGAGCACGGAGTGCACATCACGCTCGGGGGCAAACTCACCGCCGAAGGGCAGGAGGGGTACAGCGTCATGAAGTCCGTGCCGCTGCGGTTCGCGCGCTACCACGTCGAGTCGCTGATGCGCGAGTACCGCCGCCTGCGCAGGGCGGGGGAGAGCTTCGGACAGTTCCACGACCGGGTGCTGGCGCTCTACTCGCCCGCGGCGATCGGCTTTATCATGCAGATGCAGGCCTATGTGCGCGACAGGGGTATCGAGCTGGCGTTGGGGTTCGAGGCGGGTGCGAAAAGCGGCCGAAACGAATCCTTCGAACTCTTCGACTTCGGCTGCCGGCTCTACAAGAAACTGACGGGCGAGACGGCCTACCCGCTGCAGGCGCACTATATGCCCTCAGAGGGGGAGCGGTTGGATACGACACTGCTCGATCACAATAGTATCGACGCAAACCTGGCCCGGATGGTGACCAAGATGCTTGAGCCCAATGCCAACCTCCGCGCCAAAGCCTTTACGGAACTAAACGGCTTCGTGGCACTCTTCCAATCGTAA
- a CDS encoding formate/nitrite transporter family protein, translating into MAYLAPSEFVTKMVDSGESKVYMSTKDTLIRAYMAGAILALAAVFAVTVAMKTGSPLVGAMLFPVGFIMLYLMSFDLLTGVFVLVPLAWLDKRPGVSIAQILRNWGFVALGNLMGALTVAFMMAFIFTYGFDTDGGEIAKKVAGIGEARTLGYQSHGVSGWFTVFVRGMLCNWMVSMGVVGAMISTTVSGKFLAMWMPVMLFFFMGFEHSIVNMFLFPFSLIMGGNFTISDYILWNEVPVALGNLVGGLAFTGLTLYATHVRTSPKRVLG; encoded by the coding sequence ATGGCCTATTTGGCTCCAAGCGAATTTGTAACAAAAATGGTCGATTCGGGAGAATCGAAAGTCTATATGTCCACAAAGGACACCCTCATCCGCGCCTATATGGCGGGGGCTATCCTGGCACTGGCGGCGGTCTTCGCCGTCACGGTCGCAATGAAAACCGGCTCGCCGCTGGTCGGCGCGATGCTCTTCCCGGTCGGCTTCATTATGCTCTACCTCATGAGCTTTGACCTGCTCACGGGTGTTTTCGTCCTCGTCCCGCTGGCATGGCTGGATAAACGTCCGGGCGTTTCGATAGCCCAGATCCTGCGTAACTGGGGTTTTGTGGCGCTGGGGAACCTGATGGGCGCCCTGACGGTCGCGTTTATGATGGCCTTTATTTTTACATACGGTTTTGACACGGACGGCGGCGAGATCGCCAAGAAAGTGGCGGGCATCGGTGAAGCGCGTACCCTGGGGTACCAGTCCCACGGTGTATCCGGCTGGTTTACGGTTTTTGTCCGCGGGATGCTCTGTAACTGGATGGTCTCCATGGGTGTCGTCGGTGCGATGATCTCCACGACGGTCAGCGGCAAGTTCCTGGCGATGTGGATGCCGGTCATGCTCTTCTTCTTCATGGGCTTCGAGCACTCCATTGTCAACATGTTCCTGTTCCCGTTCTCCCTGATCATGGGCGGTAACTTCACGATTTCTGACTACATCCTCTGGAACGAGGTTCCGGTTGCACTGGGTAACCTGGTCGGCGGTCTCGCGTTTACGGGTCTGACGCTTTATGCAACGCACGTCAGAACAAGCCCGAAACGTGTGCTGGGGTAA
- the cobA gene encoding uroporphyrinogen-III C-methyltransferase, translating into MQRITLPVVLHNPKILLIGGGPVALQKAQVMRRNKIDFDVIAAQCSEAMRSLVPEACERSVTEEDCREYGIVIDATGNPEVTAMLTALKQRQRFLLNVVDVPEQCDFFFAALIEQGPVKIAVSSSGGSPALAQAIRDKIARMLPASLAALGQKAMRERLAGHIRPGALKAEANRQLGRVHLVGCGTGDVDLLTLKAYRLITEADVVFVDHLVSEEIKAIIPKATMVIHVGKRKGHHSIKQEKINALLIEYAQKGLEVARLKAGDPYIFGRGAEEAEALVAEGIRVEVVPGISSAVAGPLAAGIAPTARGYAANLSIVSAHLAGNRINTEWIDLLKLKNHTTIVLMGVSRAKEIVEKALEAGAEAAMPCAVISNASRPDQQRFITTLEGLPAVAENAPRPAIIVFGDVVNLHAVLPQYINEGEYHDQRIASGL; encoded by the coding sequence ATGCAAAGAATTACCCTTCCCGTTGTACTGCACAACCCGAAGATACTGCTGATAGGCGGCGGGCCGGTCGCCCTGCAAAAGGCGCAGGTGATGCGCCGCAACAAGATCGATTTCGACGTCATCGCCGCGCAGTGCAGCGAGGCGATGCGCTCGCTTGTCCCGGAGGCGTGTGAACGTTCCGTGACGGAGGAGGATTGCCGGGAGTACGGCATTGTCATCGACGCTACCGGTAACCCCGAGGTGACGGCGATGCTGACGGCGCTCAAACAGCGGCAGCGTTTCCTGCTCAACGTCGTCGACGTCCCGGAGCAGTGCGACTTCTTCTTTGCCGCGCTGATCGAGCAGGGGCCGGTCAAGATTGCGGTAAGTTCCAGCGGGGGCTCGCCGGCGCTCGCCCAGGCCATTCGCGACAAGATCGCCCGGATGCTGCCCGCATCATTGGCCGCACTGGGCCAAAAGGCGATGCGCGAGCGCCTTGCCGGGCATATCCGCCCGGGGGCGCTCAAAGCCGAGGCGAACCGGCAGCTCGGACGGGTGCACCTGGTCGGCTGCGGCACGGGGGACGTCGACCTGCTGACGCTCAAGGCCTACCGCCTTATCACGGAAGCGGACGTCGTCTTCGTCGATCACCTCGTCAGCGAGGAGATCAAGGCGATCATCCCCAAAGCGACGATGGTCATCCACGTCGGCAAGCGTAAAGGACACCACAGCATCAAGCAGGAGAAGATCAATGCACTCCTGATCGAGTACGCGCAGAAGGGGCTGGAGGTCGCCCGGCTTAAGGCGGGAGACCCCTACATCTTCGGCCGCGGGGCGGAAGAGGCGGAGGCGCTTGTCGCGGAAGGAATCCGTGTCGAAGTCGTCCCGGGGATCTCTTCGGCCGTCGCCGGACCGCTTGCCGCAGGGATCGCCCCGACGGCACGCGGGTACGCGGCGAACCTCTCCATCGTCTCCGCGCACCTGGCGGGTAACCGTATCAACACGGAGTGGATCGACCTGCTCAAACTGAAAAACCATACGACCATCGTGCTGATGGGGGTCTCGCGCGCCAAAGAGATCGTGGAGAAGGCACTGGAAGCGGGCGCGGAAGCGGCGATGCCCTGCGCCGTCATCTCCAACGCCTCCCGGCCGGACCAGCAGCGTTTCATCACCACGCTGGAGGGGTTGCCGGCGGTGGCCGAAAACGCCCCGCGCCCCGCGATCATCGTCTTTGGCGACGTCGTCAACCTGCACGCGGTGCTGCCGCAGTATATCAACGAAGGGGAGTACCATGATCAGCGTATTGCAAGCGGCCTCTGA
- a CDS encoding globin domain-containing protein: MSLSKETIEIIKATAKPVAENAEAITARMYEILFEHYPETQALFKAASPDQHKKLAAAVGAYAANIEKPELLGEALEKMARMHVRAGVLPEHYPAVGVSLLTAVKEVLGDAATDEVLSAWREAYFFLGDLLIAREKALYAAA; this comes from the coding sequence ATGAGTCTGTCCAAGGAGACGATCGAGATCATCAAGGCGACGGCGAAGCCCGTCGCGGAAAATGCGGAAGCGATCACGGCGCGGATGTACGAGATCCTTTTCGAACACTATCCGGAAACACAGGCGCTCTTTAAAGCGGCGTCGCCGGACCAGCACAAAAAACTGGCCGCGGCCGTCGGCGCCTACGCGGCCAATATCGAAAAGCCGGAACTCCTCGGCGAGGCCCTCGAGAAGATGGCGCGAATGCATGTCCGTGCCGGCGTACTGCCGGAACACTACCCCGCCGTCGGGGTGTCGCTGCTCACGGCCGTCAAAGAAGTGCTCGGCGACGCGGCGACGGACGAAGTGTTGAGCGCCTGGAGAGAGGCCTATTTCTTCCTCGGCGATCTACTGATCGCCCGCGAAAAGGCGCTTTACGCCGCGGCGTAA
- a CDS encoding cation-translocating P-type ATPase encodes MEFDAHHTLGIDTTFKHLDSSGSGLSSAEAEARLMRDGPNALPVAPPTPLLRIILSQFKNPIILILLIAALISFGIGEALDAGFILAVLVINAAIGTVLERSADQQAHALRHSVKTLAKVLRDGKEELIDAVGLALGDIVVIESGDKVPADLRLIHTYHLSADESLLTGESLEVEKDAQRRFDDPDLPLGDRSNMLFAGTYITSGRARGIVSAVGLHTQIGRIAELLIGKSAVKVPLIARLEAFSLKIAAAVGVISLLIVALSLFRGTPLLEIFFLTVALFVSAVPEGLPVAITVALASAAVAMSRRSVIVRKLPAIETLGSCTFIATDKTGTLTQNRLSVESFDIEAEKALEAVVVANEAYLNREGRFGGDQVDVALIRYAHRQNADLAELLEQPKADLIPYEPSQKFSGAVIERETGYFAAIKGSPEVILAACRIAQDEREALLERVSRLAREGYRLIGVAYADSASPNLQDALNAKHFEWAGLAAITDPLRDGVETAVAHCREAGITVAMVTGDHPETALHIAKRLQMAQDTTQVIDGESLSRWYDNGANPSALAGIRVFARVSPEQKLQIVHAFQGLGHYVAVTGDGVNDAPALKSAHIGIAMGKSGTDVAKESADLILTDDAFTSIVNGIEEGRRAYDNIRKVVHLLISTGLAEIILVLLSLTFATPVPLLPIHLLWLNLVTNGIQDVALGLEPAEPHVLKRGPRPPKEPIFNALMIRRIALGALYMGVIGFGVFYTLLAQGVSVESARNVTLLLMVLFENLHALNSRSETRYLFALSHFKNLLLPLSIVAAQTVHIAAMQLPWMQHLLSLEPVSLEVWIKLLLFALGLVVVMEAEKLFRLRGK; translated from the coding sequence ATGGAATTCGACGCACATCACACCCTGGGGATCGATACCACCTTCAAACACCTTGACAGCAGCGGCAGCGGCCTGAGCAGCGCCGAGGCCGAAGCGCGCCTGATGCGCGACGGGCCCAACGCCCTCCCGGTCGCCCCGCCGACCCCGCTGCTTCGCATCATACTTTCCCAGTTCAAAAACCCCATCATTCTCATCCTGCTCATCGCCGCGCTGATCAGTTTCGGTATCGGCGAAGCGCTCGATGCCGGGTTTATCCTTGCCGTGCTGGTGATCAATGCCGCCATCGGGACGGTGCTCGAACGCAGTGCCGACCAGCAGGCCCACGCCCTCCGGCACAGCGTCAAGACCCTGGCCAAGGTGCTGCGCGACGGCAAAGAGGAGCTGATCGATGCCGTCGGGCTCGCCCTGGGCGATATCGTGGTGATCGAAAGCGGCGACAAGGTCCCGGCGGACCTCCGGCTCATCCATACCTATCACCTCTCCGCCGACGAGTCGCTGCTGACCGGCGAGTCGCTGGAGGTCGAAAAGGATGCACAGCGCCGATTCGACGACCCCGACCTTCCCCTCGGCGACCGCAGCAATATGCTCTTTGCCGGGACCTATATTACCAGCGGGCGGGCCAGAGGCATCGTCAGCGCCGTCGGTCTGCATACCCAGATCGGGCGGATCGCCGAGCTCCTCATCGGCAAATCCGCCGTCAAGGTCCCGCTCATCGCGCGCCTGGAGGCCTTTTCCCTCAAGATCGCGGCCGCCGTCGGCGTCATCTCCCTGCTCATCGTTGCGCTGTCGCTCTTCCGGGGAACGCCGCTGCTGGAGATCTTCTTCCTGACCGTCGCCCTCTTCGTCTCCGCCGTGCCCGAAGGGCTTCCCGTCGCCATCACCGTCGCCCTCGCGTCGGCGGCGGTCGCCATGTCCCGCCGCAGCGTTATCGTCCGAAAGCTCCCGGCGATAGAGACCCTGGGCTCATGCACCTTCATCGCCACCGATAAGACGGGGACCCTGACCCAGAACAGGCTCAGCGTCGAATCGTTCGATATCGAAGCCGAAAAGGCGCTCGAAGCGGTCGTCGTCGCCAACGAAGCCTACCTCAACCGCGAAGGCCGCTTCGGCGGCGACCAGGTCGACGTCGCCCTGATACGGTACGCACACCGGCAAAATGCCGACCTGGCGGAGCTGCTCGAGCAGCCGAAAGCCGACCTGATCCCCTACGAACCCTCCCAGAAGTTCTCCGGCGCCGTCATCGAGAGGGAAACGGGCTACTTCGCGGCGATCAAGGGCTCGCCCGAAGTGATCCTTGCCGCCTGCCGCATTGCGCAGGACGAACGCGAAGCGCTGCTGGAGCGGGTCAGCCGCCTTGCCCGGGAGGGGTACCGCCTGATCGGGGTCGCCTATGCCGACAGCGCCTCCCCGAACCTTCAAGACGCCCTGAATGCAAAGCACTTCGAATGGGCCGGACTGGCCGCCATTACCGACCCCCTGCGCGACGGGGTCGAAACGGCTGTAGCCCACTGCCGCGAAGCGGGCATCACCGTCGCCATGGTCACGGGCGACCACCCCGAGACGGCGCTGCATATCGCCAAGCGTCTGCAGATGGCGCAAGACACGACACAGGTGATCGACGGGGAGTCTCTCAGCCGATGGTACGACAACGGGGCTAACCCGAGTGCATTGGCCGGCATCCGCGTCTTTGCACGGGTATCGCCCGAACAGAAACTGCAGATCGTCCACGCTTTCCAGGGCCTCGGGCACTATGTTGCCGTGACGGGGGACGGCGTCAACGACGCCCCTGCGCTCAAGAGTGCCCATATCGGCATCGCGATGGGAAAAAGCGGCACGGACGTTGCCAAAGAGAGCGCCGACCTGATCCTGACCGACGATGCGTTCACCTCCATTGTCAACGGGATCGAGGAGGGACGCCGCGCCTACGACAACATTCGCAAAGTCGTCCACCTGCTTATCTCCACCGGGCTGGCGGAGATCATCCTCGTCCTGCTCTCCCTGACCTTCGCGACCCCCGTGCCGCTGCTGCCCATCCACCTGCTCTGGCTCAACCTCGTCACCAACGGCATTCAGGATGTCGCACTGGGGCTTGAGCCCGCCGAGCCCCACGTTCTCAAACGCGGTCCCCGTCCGCCCAAAGAACCCATTTTCAACGCCCTGATGATCAGGCGTATCGCCCTGGGAGCCCTCTATATGGGCGTCATCGGATTCGGGGTTTTCTACACCCTCCTCGCGCAGGGCGTTTCGGTGGAATCCGCCCGCAACGTGACCCTGCTGCTGATGGTGCTCTTTGAGAATCTGCACGCGCTCAACAGCCGGAGCGAAACGCGCTACCTCTTCGCGCTCAGCCATTTCAAGAACCTGCTGCTGCCGCTGTCGATCGTGGCGGCGCAGACGGTGCATATCGCCGCCATGCAGCTGCCGTGGATGCAGCATCTGCTGTCACTGGAACCGGTATCGCTGGAAGTGTGGATAAAACTGCTGCTCTTCGCGCTGGGGCTGGTCGTGGTGATGGAGGCGGAAAAACTTTTCCGCCTGCGGGGGAAGTAA
- a CDS encoding bifunctional protein-serine/threonine kinase/phosphatase gives MNTAVKLTVGSHTDKGRKPLNQDFHDLRIPDDTLLCTKGAAAALADGISSSEVSQVASQVAVVSFLEDYFSTPETWSVGRAARQVLKATNSWLYAQTRRGPERFDMDKGYVCTFSALVLRGRSVHLFHIGDARIYRLRDGVLEQQTEDHRLRISPSESYLSRAMGMDSQLIIDHAVLSAEAGDVFLLMTDGVYEHILDEDILQHLQERGDDYDGAAEALVNRALENGSGDNLTLMLMRIDALPDQAIDERYKEVIEKPFAPLLEPRSEFEGYRIVRTLSRTSRSHVYLAVDMQTDTPAVLKTLATELQHDRTQVERFLTEEWIARRVSNAHLLKAYPQQRPRAYLYTVTEYVEGQSLAQWMTDNPRPDLETVRRYAEQIARGLLALHRREMVHQDLRPENILIDATGTLKIIDFGSVKIEGIQETVPEREGTQMPGTAHYSAPEYFLGGAGTTRSDLYSLAAILYRMLSGSSPYGLKVARTKQRSEQKKLKYVSLATEGRGVPVWFDEALRKALDPDPERRYEDVAEFVYDLRHPNRAFLNKSRPPLIERDPVRFWQGLSLLLGFALVMVAAKCLSG, from the coding sequence ATGAATACAGCCGTGAAGCTCACCGTCGGCAGCCACACCGACAAAGGGCGCAAACCCCTGAACCAGGATTTTCACGATCTGCGCATTCCCGACGATACGCTGCTCTGCACAAAGGGGGCGGCCGCGGCGCTGGCCGACGGCATCAGCAGCAGCGAGGTGAGCCAGGTCGCCAGCCAGGTCGCTGTCGTCTCCTTTTTGGAGGATTACTTCAGCACGCCGGAGACCTGGTCGGTCGGCCGGGCGGCCCGGCAGGTGCTCAAGGCGACGAACTCCTGGCTCTACGCCCAGACCAGGCGGGGGCCGGAGCGCTTCGATATGGACAAGGGGTACGTCTGTACCTTCAGCGCGCTGGTGCTGCGGGGAAGGAGCGTGCATCTCTTTCATATCGGCGACGCGCGGATCTACCGGCTCCGCGACGGGGTGCTGGAGCAGCAGACCGAAGACCACCGCCTGCGGATCTCGCCGAGCGAGAGCTACCTCAGCCGGGCCATGGGGATGGACTCGCAGCTCATCATCGACCATGCCGTGTTGAGTGCCGAAGCGGGGGACGTCTTTCTCCTGATGACCGACGGAGTCTACGAGCATATCCTTGACGAGGATATCCTGCAGCATTTGCAAGAGCGCGGCGACGATTACGACGGCGCGGCGGAGGCCCTGGTAAACCGGGCCCTGGAAAACGGCAGCGGGGATAACCTGACGCTGATGCTCATGCGCATCGACGCCCTGCCGGATCAGGCGATCGACGAGCGCTACAAGGAGGTGATCGAAAAGCCTTTCGCGCCGCTGCTCGAACCCCGGTCGGAATTTGAGGGTTACCGCATCGTGCGCACGCTCAGCAGGACGAGCCGCAGCCATGTCTACCTGGCCGTCGACATGCAGACCGATACGCCCGCGGTGCTCAAAACCCTCGCGACGGAGCTGCAGCACGACCGCACGCAGGTGGAACGGTTCCTGACCGAAGAGTGGATCGCCCGCCGGGTCAGCAACGCCCACCTGCTCAAGGCCTACCCGCAGCAGCGCCCACGCGCCTACCTCTACACCGTGACCGAGTACGTGGAGGGGCAGTCGCTGGCGCAGTGGATGACGGACAACCCCCGTCCCGATTTGGAGACGGTCAGGCGCTATGCCGAGCAGATCGCGCGGGGGCTGCTTGCGCTGCACCGCCGCGAGATGGTGCACCAGGATCTCCGCCCGGAAAATATCCTGATCGACGCCACGGGGACGCTCAAGATCATCGATTTCGGGTCGGTAAAGATCGAGGGGATACAGGAGACGGTGCCGGAACGCGAAGGGACGCAGATGCCCGGTACGGCGCACTATTCGGCCCCGGAGTATTTTCTGGGCGGCGCAGGCACAACGCGCTCGGACCTCTATTCGCTGGCGGCGATCCTCTACCGGATGCTCTCGGGCAGCTCCCCGTACGGACTCAAAGTGGCACGGACCAAACAGCGCTCCGAGCAGAAGAAACTGAAGTACGTGTCGCTGGCGACGGAGGGAAGGGGCGTGCCGGTCTGGTTCGACGAAGCGCTGCGCAAGGCGCTTGACCCGGACCCGGAGCGCCGCTACGAGGATGTCGCCGAGTTCGTCTACGATCTTCGTCATCCCAACCGGGCCTTTTTGAATAAAAGCAGACCGCCGCTGATCGAACGCGATCCGGTCCGTTTCTGGCAGGGGCTTTCCCTCCTGCTCGGATTCGCCCTCGTCATGGTGGCGGCGAAGTGCCTGAGCGGGTGA